CCGCGGACTGCTCGATAACGGCAACGGCTTGATGGAATTGCCTTAAGTCGGTTGTATCCGGAGCCGCAGCGAATCGGCGGATCAGGCTTCCTCGAAACCCTCTCGGGTACCAATCTGAAACCCTATCTACCTGGGATAACGCTCGCTCCTGTCCTTCGTGGTGGTTTCACCTGAGCGCCGCCCGTAGGGTTACTGGAAACGCCGTCTCTTCTCCGGTGGCGCGGCGAGCGCAGCTTTCAGCACCTGTTCGGCTGTGACAGTGATCGGTTCGGTCACGGGAAGGCCCTGCTTCCGCTTGTTCTCACGCCTAGTAACGAATGACCTCCATGTAAGCACAGGGTTTAGGATACGGAACGGCGGCACCACTGGTGAACCACCCGAGGGATGATCTGTCGAACCAGCGTGCCAACACTCCCCGTCCGACTCAGCTCAGAACGCCGCTGGCGACCCGGCCGCGTCAGCCCCTATTGCAGCTTCGCCTCGGCGAACAGCATCTGGTTCAACCGGGCCTGCCACTCCTCCTCATCCACCACCTCGAAGCGCATCGCCTTGGTAGTCATCGCGGGTACGAACTCGGCCCAGTCTGCCTTGCGGGCATGCTCGCTGCAGATGTCGAAGACCGATCGCTTGTAATCGGTGTCCTCCGCCGCCTTCAGGTGAACGCCCTTCGTCTCGACCACGAACACCTCGTTGAACCCGTCCTCCGGTGCGGCATCCTCGCCTCGCAGCGTCACGATGAAGTCGGCATAGATCCGGCGCGGCTTCCAGCCTTGCACGTAGTAGTCCTTGCGGGCGCGGTTGCGATACCAGAAGAACAGGCGTGCCTGCTGATCCAAGTAGGTCGCGACCTTGTTCTCGAATCCGTTCAGCTCGTCCTCTGTGGTGATGTCGAACAGGTTGCGCTGAAAGGGGGCGCCGTCTTCCCGATTGGCCCTCCTCGCCTTCGGCGCCTCGATCTCAGCAGGCAGGCGATTGAAGTCAAGATCCTCCGCGACCACCAGGAAGCGCATCTCGCCCGATCTGAGCAAGTCGGCGAAGACGTCCCGTGACAAGCGGTCGCGCTCACGCTCAAGGTGTCGGCGCAGTACTTCGAGCACCAAGGCATAGTTCGCCTTGACCCGCTCGGCCGGGTATCTCCGGAGCAGGCCCTCGAACGCTTGGATCGCCAACTCCCGTCCCCGCCACGGGTTGGGTACGATGTCCAGAAGGTGGCTGGCCGCGAAGAAGTAGTCGACCAGCTCTCCATCCGCTCCACCGGCGGCATCAGAGGCTCGGTAGCCGACCGTCCACGACGGGTCGTCGCCATCAAGACCTGTCCGCAGGTCTTGGTCCCCCATCGAACCCGCGTCTAGCGTCAGGTCGGTCATCGGCGAGAGGTCGATTTGGTCCCAGGGAAGCCGCGACAGTATGTCCGTCTCGTGGTGGACCAGACGCCAGCCGTCCGTTGTGTCTTCGATCATGAAGGCCGGCATGACGAGGTCGCGCGCCGCTCTCTCGAACTCCGCTCGCCGACGGGTGAGGATGGTCATGTTCGCGTCATCGTGGCGCCGGCCGTCCTCGACGATCCGGCCTTCGAGACCCTGCAAGCCTTCGATACCGAATCCCTTTCTGACCTCTGCCAAGAGCTCTGCACCGCGGCGGCTGAAACAGAACACGTAGCTCTCGTCGAGTAGGGGGACTCCCGTCTTGGTGGCGTAGGGCTGCCGCAGGATGCGGCCCACCAACTGCGTAATCCCGGTTCTCGAAGACGGGTTGGTGAGGATGGCGAGGACGTAGGCGAACGGACAGTCCCAGCCTTCCTGCAACGCCTGCTTGGTGATGATGAAGCGGATTTGACAGTCGCGTGACATCAGACCGCCGACGTCGTCCACCTCCTTGAGTTCGTCCTTGGAGCTGGTCTTGACGGCAATGTGCTCGGGGGCGATTCCCCGGTGGCGCATCAGGTACTCGCGCACGTCTTCGGTGTGGACATACTCGGGCTTGCGCTGTTGGCGGCCGGTTCTCTCCACCTGGATCACACAGATAGGCCGGATGTAGGTTCCGGAGTCGGCTTCATGATGCCGTGCCTCGGCCTCGAGGCGTTCGCGGTGCTGAACCGCCTCGAGGAGGCTGCTGCGCCAATCGTTGCTCGCCTTGTTGCGGATGTGCAGGTCGAGCTTGATCATGCCCTCAGCGTTGAGTTCCCGTCCGAGAATCTCCACGAGCACGTTGGCGGTCGGTGCGGGCGTGGCTGACAGTTCGACGATCATGCAGGGGTTGAAGCCTTCCAGCGTCGCCTTGGCGCCGGCGCTGTAGGCCCTGTGTCCCTCATCGAGGATGATCAGTGGTCTGAGCACGCGCACCGTGTTCCCGAGAGATGTCTTGACGTACCGGCCCCAGAGCCCGGGTGTCTGATCGAATGTGTCCAGGTTGGGGAAGTCGTCAAGGAGTCCGGCGTGAGCCTGGGGGTCGTCGTCCGCCGGGAAGAACCGGTCGAAGCCTCCGCTGTCATGGAACATCCGCAGCGTCTCCTTCGTCTGCCGGTTGGCGGACGGCAGCATGAGCAGGAGCACGCACAGATTCTCGGCAACATCCCGTGGGCCGAACGCGGCGGTCTTCTCGAGGATGAGCGTGCGTTGACCCGACGACAGGTCGAGTTGCTGGCGGTAGGGGTGGTCGCGGTCCTTGAGCGCGTTCAGCGTCTGGTTGTAGATCTGCGTCGACGGGACGATCCACAGCACCAGGCCGCGCCGACTGCGCCGGATGTGCCTGTTCGCCAGGTCGATCACCCGCGTGGCGAGCAGCGTCTTGCCACCCCCGGTGGGGATTTTCAGGCAGAAGGTAGGCAGTTGTTCACCGAGCCCATTGCGGCGGGCACAGTAAGGTCGCCCTACCGCGGTCTTGTTCCACGCCCGCTCCACCCAGTCAAAGCTCCAGTCGGGGTCCTGGGCTCTGGCTGCCGCATCCTTGTCCCTCCACACGGCGAGGTCCTCCAGAAAGCTCCGGACCGTCTCCAAAGCTCGCTGCTGGTAGTCCTTGAGGATCACCGATCCAGCCCTTCGATCGCCTGGTAGATCTGGAAGGGAAGTTGCTGGAAGTCTATCCGGTACTTGTGGAGGTACTCGCGATCGAGGTACTTAGTCGGCGCGAACACGAGCCTCCGCCTTGATCCTTCGGGCAGGGCGCGGGCCACAGACAATGACAGCGTCAGGCTCTTGAGCTTCTCGATGTCGGGCTCGTAGATGAGGAAGACATCGTGGTCGGCGGTGCGCCCGATGAACCCGGTGTCCCGATCTATGTCGGCCGGGTCGAACTCCTGGCCCGTTGCGGTGAAGAAGACGTAGCCGGCCAGCTTCTCCCAGGACGGCAGGTGGGAACCGTCGAGGAGCGACTCCTGCCCCATCGGGCGCCCAAGCTCAAAGTAGCTGAAGGTACCGCCCAGCCCAGCCTTCAAGGCATCGTCCCGGGCGCTGGGTACACCCTTAATGACGCGCCGGACCCGCTCGGCCGTCACGGTGTCTGCGTACTCCTCGCACTCGACGAGGATGAAACGCCGGTTGCCGCCGTCTTCCTTGTTCTGCGCGAGAACGGCGTGGGCCGTGGTGCCGGAGCCCGCGAAGGAGTCGAGCACGATGGAATCGGGATCGGTGGACAAGAGGATGATCCGTTGGATGAGCTCGAAAGGCTTCGTGGTGAAGCGGGGAGCGTCTTCAGCGAAGAGTTGCAGCAGCGTTTTTCTCGCGCCTTGTGTGTGGTTCACTTCCTTGTAAGGCCAGATCGTCTCTGGGACCAAGCCTGGCTGGACCTCGGAAAGGAAGCGCTTAATCGCAGGTGTTTGGTTTCCGTCCGTACCCCACCATATCCGGTTGTCGTTGTCCAATTCTCGGAGCCTCTCTGACGAGTACCGCCAGTACGCTCCCGCAGGGGGTCCAGGTATGACCCGCCCGCCAGGGCACTGTATTGAGTAGACCCCTTTGCTATATGGATTGCGAGCCGAAAGGTCGCTGGCCTTCCAAGGGCCTCTAGGATCATCATCTCGATTGCTGTAGCGCGCATCCGCTTCAGGAGTCCGCGGAAGCAATCGCCGATTGAATAGCTCCTTACGATTCGCATAGACCACTACAAAGTCATGATTCTCGGAGAAGTACTTAGCACTGCTCTTGGGGGCGTACACCTTTTCCCAGATGATCGTTGCGACAAAGTTCTCCTCCCCGAACACCTCGTCCATCAGACAACGCAGATGATGGACCTCGTTGTCGTCGATGGACACGAAGATCGCACCGTCCTCCCGGAGCAGTTCCCGGAGGAGTCGCAGGCGCGGCATCATCATGCAGCACCACTTGTCATGGCGGGTCAGGTCGTCGCGGTCGACCACCTTGCCCAGCCAATCACGCATGATGGGCGAGTTGACGTTGTCGTTGTACGCCCAGCCCTCGTTGCCCGTGTTGTAGGGCGGGTCGATGTAGATGCACTTCACCTTGCCGTGGTAGGTGGGCAACAGGGCCTTGAGAGCGGTCAGGTTGTCGCCGTGGACGATCAGGTTGTCGCGCAGGCTCGCCTTCTCGCTCGTCCCCTTCTCACGAACCGGCAGCAACTCGTGGAAGGGCACGGCCAGGTGATGGTTCTCCACGAACACCCTCCCCTTGAAGCCGAGACGGGGCAAGACAACCTCCTCCAGCCTGCGTGATCTCAGCCTGAGGATAGGGGGTGGGTGTGACAGTCCTGCGGCACCCCGACACCCGGGCGGCGAATTCTCCGGCCTCTCAGATGCGGTGTACGCATTGGGTTCCTGCGGCGGTCAGGACGAGATGTCCGACCGTCGGTCTCGTGGGTGCCGTTCGCGTTAGACGAGCCCGAGGTAGGCGAGGCGGTCTATTCGGTTGACGGTTGTGGCGGTGGTGGTGTCGAGTTGGTCGGCGAGGTCAGTGACTGTTGGCCGGCGGGTGTGGGGCTGATGCGTAGTAGGCATAGCACGTGGTAGTCCTGTCGGTTGGCTAGTCCTTCGTGGCGGGTGATTCGGTCGAGTCCGTTGAGGGGGTTGGTGTTCGCACTGCACAATGCGAGCGGCGGATTCGATTCGGGCGAAGTCCCGCCAGCAGTTCCCCGAAGGCACCACTCCCTTTCATGACATAGGCCTACCAAATACGAGGCAGCATCACACCGTATGACGCCGTGTGCGTAGCGCCTGCGGGAGGGTTCGGTGGCTCGGTGCTGACGAGAGACGCCTGCCGGCCCACGCCCCCGGCTCAAATGCCCGATCCGTGTCCTCAGAAACAGGCAGTATCCGGCAGATCGGCGGCTTGCGTGCTACTGATCCCCGCTGAGACGGTGGTGTCGGCCCTGCAAGAGCAGCCCGGTCGCGGATCCACCGCATCGCGGTCGCGTATCCACCCCCAACGGTCGCGCATCCGGTCGCGTATCCCTCTGACCAGGGCCTTCGCGACTCTCCGGTGGAACTCTCGGCGCACAAGGACAAGCCCGGCTGAACCCCAAACCTCCCCGCCGCCGGTGCCCTCGCATCGGCGGCCGTCTGTCTGGTCCCCGATAGCCGCTTCCGCATGGCGCATCGGCGGGCTGAAGGGTGACGAGCGGGCGGCAGGCAGAGGACGAGGAGAGTTACGGTGAATGGGGCGGCTACCAGGGGTTACTCCCGGCTACTTGTAGAGCAGGTTGGATATCGACAACCTGGCAACGGCCTCCCGGTCTGGCTATCTCGGCTCGGCCAATCCTGTCGACCGGTAGAGAGCCACAACTGCCTGGCGGAATGACTCCCGCGCCCGGGCCCCACTGGGTTCCGGCATCCTCCCGAGCTCGGCTCCAGAACACATCCGCCCTCTGGCTCATCCGCCCCTCAATGATCCTGCCCTGGGACATATGTCCCCTACCAATGCGGACATATGTCCTCATTTTAATGAAAACTTGGCTACGCCTTTCAACCACAGTTGACGCCCCTCGCGGGACATATGTCCCCCAACCCCAGGGACATACGTCCCCGTCCCCGTTGCCCGTTCCCCCAGGGTCCTGTCCATCCGCCGATCCCTTCAGATCCTCCCCGCCAGCCATCCACACGCACACCCTCTTCGGTGTCCTCCCCTTCTCGCACTGCTGCCTCGACCTTCTCGGGGGGTTTGCCGGAGAAACCCCTGGTGTCGGTGCTCTTGGGCGCTGCCGTAGCCAGCCTCTCCACCGCCCGGCGGTGGACCCACCTCGGCCATACTGCTTGGCCGGACGGCCGCGGTGTTGCCCCGAGCCCTGCTGCGACTTGTGCCCCCCGGGATGGCCTGTGGCCTGGACAGATACCCCCCCCCAACAACGGGCCCGCCGCTCCCGGCTTGCTGCCGAATCCCCACTGTGGCTGCCCAGGGCGTCTGCCCCATCGAATCGCCAGCAAAACCCCAGGTCGGAGGGATGCGCGACCGGATGCGCGACCGGTCGCGGTTGAGCGCGACCGCAGGGGGGTGGATCCGCGACCGGGCTGGGGGGTCGTGTTGGGTATGTTCGGTGACGACAACACGCCCCGGTGACGGTCCCATTCGGGTGGGGGACGACACGGCGGGCTGGTACAGGACGGCGGGCAATGCGCGGAAGAAGGGAGAGGTGGATGGGGAACCAGACCCACGCCTGCTGGCTGGTCAAGGTGGGGGAGTGGAATAGGGGTGCTGCGGTTATGGTTGGCTGTAGTGGAGGTGGTGGGGTGGACCACGAAAAGTTCCTATCGGTCGAGCCGGTGTTTACCGGTTCAGAACTCGCTGAGTTCCTGGCGGATCATGGTGAGTCCGACCCGTTCCACGCCGCCCGCCGCCTCGAGGAGGGGTGGGTGCGTGCGGGGCGGGTGGTGGTGGTGCGGCCCGGGTTGTTCGCGGTGGTGGCCGACGGTATCGACCCGGTGCGGTTCCAGCCGATGCCGGCCCTGGTTTCGACCAAGATGGCCCTAGACGCCGTGGTGTCACACCACACGGCGCTTGATTTTTGGGGTGTGTCGTATTCGTTGTGGTTCGACGCTGTGTACTCGGCTACCGAACCGGCCCCGCCGTTGGGTTTCCGGGCCGTGTGTTATCGGGGTGTTCGTTTCCCGCAACGGCTTATCGATTCGGGGGATCAGCATTTCGGGGTGGTGACCCGAACCTACGCGGACGGCACCGTGCGGGTAACGACGATGGAACGCACCTTGGTGGATGTGTTGGCGGATCCCGATTATGGGGGGAGTTGGGATGAGATCTACCTGTCGGTGACCCGGGCGGACCAGATCGATGTCGAGGCGGTGGCTGCTTACTGTCAGCTGCGGGACGGTGGGCCGGCTTTGCGAGCGAAGGTGGGGTTCTTCTTGGACCAGCACCGAGGGTTGTGGGGAATCTCTGCTAGTGACTTGGACCAGTTCCGCCCGGCACTCCCGGAGCGCCAGTCGGGGCCGTTCCACCTCGATCCGGCGCCGGTCCCCCGGCCCTGGTTCGTCGAGGGCTGGAATCTGGTGGTGCCGGTAGTAGTTATCGAACGCCAATGGGAACTGGTTTTCTGACACCGCCGACCCGCCGGGAGCTCTGTGTCGTGTTGGTGGGGTTCGCGCGTTCCGACGACGCTCGGCACCCGGTTTGTGTCGAACCCGAAGACGGGCCTCTCACCGTTGGGCATCTGTCGGCCGTTTCGGGTCGGACCGTTGAACTACTCGGGGCGGATCCCGAATCACAGCTCCATTACAGCCACCCCGAAGTTGGTGCGCAGCTACGCCTTGGCCTCTTCCGGCGGCGCCGAGCTGATGCTGTCGTCGAAGCTGTCGAAGCGTCGGGCGTGTTCGACGCCGACACCCCAGCCTCAGCCAGATGCGTCAACGACGAGTGGCGGAGCTGGTGGAGGGTCCACCCCCCGGAGTATCTCTTGAACCCAGCGGCGGCTGTTCGGTAGCTGAGCCGGGCTTGGCCGGTCGGCTCGTACAGGTCACGGCGGGCCGGTGCGATGCGGGTCCGCCACCGGGTGAGGAAGACGGGGCCGGTGGTGCGGTTGGTGAGGTAGCGGCCCAAGAGCCGGGCGGTGGGCGCCGCCCACACCACCATGTCGACGTTGCCGCCCTTGCTGCGGATCCGGGCCCGCCGCCTTGCTTCGGCAACCACCGTGACGGTCTGGGCGGCGAGAGCTGCCCAGACCTGGTCGGTGAGTTCGTTGGCTGTCCGCTTTGGAGCGTTTCGCCACCAGCGTCCGGACGCGGGCTTTGCCGGGCGGATACGCACCCTGCGGGCGCTGATCACCCAGATCAAAGAAATCGACAGCCAGATCGCCACGATGGTCACCGACCTGGTCCCGACCCTCACCGACATCTATGGGATCGGGACCCTGGGCGCCGCCGAGATACTCGACCAGGTCGGTGACGGCGCCAAGTATCGGACTAAGAGCGTTAGCGGATGGGCGACCGGTATTGAGAATCGTAGGGCTGCCGAGGACTCTGCAACCCGCCCATCAACGATGCTCGTCGTCACACCCGCGGCAGTACCAATGGGTCGACCGGCAACAGTCAGCCATAGCCGGGGGGAATCGGTTCATCAGGTGCCCTGAGCCCGTGAAGAATGCGCAGCGCTTCCGCAGGTCCTTGAATGCGCGGCGCACGTCCTTCTGCGATCCCTCCCAGAGCAGGTGGTCGGCGCAGACTTGTTCGACGGCCGAGAAGACATCCATCTGAGGTGTTGGTGTTCGGACGTTGGACAGAATAGGCGCGACCTTGTCGTCGAGCGCGTCGCGCTCGCAGCCAGGGATTCCTGTTGTGAGGTCCTTCATCGAGCTGATTTGAGCATGGAAGACAGGGTGTCCTAGGTCATCCTTGGACTGGTCGTAGTGAGCACCGTAGACGTGCTCGAAATGTGACTGCTTTGCTCGGACGTAAGCGACCCTTGTGCTGAATTGCGTGGTTCTGAGCACGTCTACGGTGCCGTCGAACTCGATCCACCCATCGATGACGACATGCAGGTTTGGGGCGTCCCGCTTCGCCCGCTCAGGCAAGTAGAACCTGATTGGGTTCACCTTCACGCAGATGTGCTCATTGGTTGTGACTCTGAAGATCTCGTTGCCCGACGTTGGCGCGACAGATACGGACGGATTCATTCGCGTGACGATTCCCCGGATCCAGTTCCAATTCGTGTTCAGCAGTTTCTCCACCGTTCTGGCTCGGCGGGCGGGCGAGTTTACTGGGCTCATTGGCCGAGGAGCGGTGCCCACTCGTCGTGGTATTCGCGCTCAACGCGACTTGAGGTGGCACCGCTCGGGATCCAGCCACTTCCGGCGACTGAACAGTCGCTGCGGACGCATACCGGGCGATTCGTGAAGGGACAGTGGAACCCTCCTCTCGTCCCCGCACAGCCGTCGCGAGCACACTCGTGCCGGGTCAGGGGGCGGCCGAGCGCCGTTTCGATGGCCGCTCGGTGAAAGGCGCCGATGTCGTCCGCGGAGTCAGTCACCGAACCGAAGAGGTCCTCTAGGACGGCGTCGACGGATTCTCTCCAGAACAGCTGGCCCAGTCGTGAGAACGGGCCCCCATAGAGCGCCGCATTGAACATCTCCGTCAACTCTGCTCCTTCGTCGACGCCGGCCCCTACATACGCGCACAGCGCGTCTATCCCGAGGAGCGGACCCGCGAATCTTGTGATCACGTTTGCGAGGTAGTGGCCGAGCGTGTAGCTGATAGCGGCCTCCGGCGACCGCTCACCTGTGGACGTGGTGGATTGGCTGCCGATGATTCGCTTGGCTACGGCCGTTCCGCCGTTCCCAAGGCGAGCCATATACAGAGCGAAGTCCGACTCGAGGTGGGGTCGTTGAACTGCGTGCGCGAGGTACCTGGCAAGGCTGGTCGTGCCAGGGTCCAGCTCCAGTTCCGCAATCGCGGCCGTAAGCTCTGTGAAGCCATAGTACGTCGCTGTGATGTAGTCGGCGCCGTCCTCGTCGTTGGGCGGGATGCGAAGCTCAAACAGGTCGGCGTCTCGTGGAAGGAGTTGTGGCGTCCTACGGGAGAAGTCGCCGACCGGTATCGCGAGTTGTTGGCACCATCTGACGATCGTGGCGCCGAAGAAGCCACGGAGGCCACCTGCCGTGAGATCCTGATCTGTTGCAACGAGGACCGTTTCGCCGTCGTCGACGCGCTCTCGGAACACGACCGCCACGTCGTCTTCCGAGCCGGGCTGCCACCTCGCGATGCTTACGTCTGGCAAGCGAGCCTCTACGGCGGCGTGTAGGCCGTCGAGGAGTCTTGCGTCATCATCGATCAAGACGATTTCGCTCATGGGCCCTCCGGAGCTAGCGGGATGCGTACTTGAATGCAGGTGTTGAACCCGGGGGGCGGGTCCACGACGTTGGCGCTTCCGCCGTAGGCGGCAGCGCCGCGCCTCACAAGCGTGAGCCCGAGACCCATTCCGGAGCCGAGCGGGTCGAGGCGGCCGGACGTGGTTGTGAACAGCGGATCGAACACCCGGTCGCGCAAGGCGTCGTCGATCCCCACGCCAGTGTCCGATACCTCTATGGTGTGCCAGGAGCGCTCGTTCCATGCGCGGAAGGCGATCGTCTGCGGATCCGAGCTCGGATTGGCTGTTGTCGCCTTCAGCGCGTTCGACAGAAGGTTCTGTGCGATGCCGTTGTAGAGGCTCGGCGGGACTAGCGGAGCGTCGACGTCCTTTTCGACAGCGATCTCGACGGCGATGTGGCGCTCGGCTGCGTAGGACCCGAAGACCTTGGCGATTTGGCGGAGGCGGGGTAGGGCCTGGTACGGGCTGTCGGGTGTTGTCTTGCTGCCTTGGATGTAGCCCGAGGCGTAGGTCGCGAACTGTTGGAGTGTCTTGATGCGGTCCGCCAGCCGAACCGCGCGTTCCGACGCCGACGGGTCATTGGCGCTCTCCAGATCGCGTTGCGCAGCTTGGAGAACCGCCACGGCCACCCCGAACTCGTGCGTCATGAAGCCTGCCACGACCCCAAGCAGGCTCATCACCTCAAGCTGTCGTTCTCGTTCGTGAGCCGCTTCTGCCTGCGTCTGGAGCAGGCCTTGGCTCGTTTCGAGGGCGGCAATGATCTGGCGTTTCTGCGGCCCCGAGATCGAGGGATTTGCCTGGATCGCGTTGATTGCCCGCTGGGTCTCAGCGTCCGACGCAGCGCGGCTCAGCGCTTCGGCCTTCGCTTGCTCTTCGAGTTGAGTTGCGCGGTCGACGTAGGCGATCGCCTCTAGTGCTCCGCGGACGAGGTCCCGCAGGTGTTTGAAACCGGTGTTGTCAATGAATCCCTCCCGGTCAGCCGCCGGCACCAGGTCGCTCTCGCTACTTGCGCCCCCGCCCCTGCGGGCTCGGACCTCGACTACTCCGACCACCTGCGCGGACTGAGGGAGTCGGAGCATCCAGTTGAGCTTCGTGTCGCCTTGTTCTGCCTCAGACATCGGGAAGTACTTGCGCGCGAGCGGCGACCTCGGATCCCGTTTCCGGCGCGCCACGTCGGCTTGGAGAGATAGCCAATCGTCACCGGCTGTGCCGTAGGGTTGAACTCGGAACGCTCTATCGAATACGGCGACGCCTGCGTTGTCCTTAATCCACTTGTACGCGGCCGTGCCATTTATGTCGGTGCCTCGGAACGTTCCAGAGCGTTTTGGGAAGAACCGCACATCGGCGGAGACGGACCCGAGGCCGGACTGCTGTGGGTGCTTGATCTTCAGGTAGGGCTTGGACTCGCCTCGCCGGAATACGTTGAGGGCTACGTGAGTCCTCGTCACCTTGAGCTCCGCACGCATCACGAAGTGCTCGAGCACCGAGGCGGCGACATCATCGATTGTGGTGTCCTCGTCTTGGATCTCGAGCGCGAACCCCGGGTCGGGCACGCGCCTAGCCGTCGCTGCTGAAGCGCTCGGATCCGAATTGCGAAAGAGGGGGCGCAGTGGCGACAGGAGACCGACGGAGGCCGTGCGGACTGCGCGCAGTTCCTTTTTCGTCAGATCGCGAGCATCACCGATAGTGAGAGTCGTCCCCGTCTCGTGTCCTCCCTCCAAGACCTCAAGCTCGTATGGCACTTCAACCTGACCGATGTCTTCGTGTCGATCGAACATTGGCCAGTCGAAGTGGGCTCGCAGTCGCGTGTGCTCGCCACGTTCCTCGTCATACGCGATGGACTCGAGGTCTAGCGATGGTCCGAGGAACCGAACAGCGAAGCGACCGATCCCCTTCTCGCCGGTAATCTGGCGGTTGAAACGGCGGGAGGTAGCGGCCGCTTCCTTTGAGCTGGTCCCGACGCGCATCCATGCCGTGCGGAACTCATGGAGCGTCATCCCGCGCCCATTGTCCCCAACCCAAATCGAGCCTGATTCGTGAC
The bacterium DNA segment above includes these coding regions:
- a CDS encoding transcriptional regulator; protein product: MGNQTHACWLVKVGEWNRGAAVMVGCSGGGGVDHEKFLSVEPVFTGSELAEFLADHGESDPFHAARRLEEGWVRAGRVVVVRPGLFAVVADGIDPVRFQPMPALVSTKMALDAVVSHHTALDFWGVSYSLWFDAVYSATEPAPPLGFRAVCYRGVRFPQRLIDSGDQHFGVVTRTYADGTVRVTTMERTLVDVLADPDYGGSWDEIYLSVTRADQIDVEAVAAYCQLRDGGPALRAKVGFFLDQHRGLWGISASDLDQFRPALPERQSGPFHLDPAPVPRPWFVEGWNLVVPVVVIERQWELVF
- a CDS encoding DEAD/DEAH box helicase family protein, which encodes MILKDYQQRALETVRSFLEDLAVWRDKDAAARAQDPDWSFDWVERAWNKTAVGRPYCARRNGLGEQLPTFCLKIPTGGGKTLLATRVIDLANRHIRRSRRGLVLWIVPSTQIYNQTLNALKDRDHPYRQQLDLSSGQRTLILEKTAAFGPRDVAENLCVLLLMLPSANRQTKETLRMFHDSGGFDRFFPADDDPQAHAGLLDDFPNLDTFDQTPGLWGRYVKTSLGNTVRVLRPLIILDEGHRAYSAGAKATLEGFNPCMIVELSATPAPTANVLVEILGRELNAEGMIKLDLHIRNKASNDWRSSLLEAVQHRERLEAEARHHEADSGTYIRPICVIQVERTGRQQRKPEYVHTEDVREYLMRHRGIAPEHIAVKTSSKDELKEVDDVGGLMSRDCQIRFIITKQALQEGWDCPFAYVLAILTNPSSRTGITQLVGRILRQPYATKTGVPLLDESYVFCFSRRGAELLAEVRKGFGIEGLQGLEGRIVEDGRRHDDANMTILTRRRAEFERAARDLVMPAFMIEDTTDGWRLVHHETDILSRLPWDQIDLSPMTDLTLDAGSMGDQDLRTGLDGDDPSWTVGYRASDAAGGADGELVDYFFAASHLLDIVPNPWRGRELAIQAFEGLLRRYPAERVKANYALVLEVLRRHLERERDRLSRDVFADLLRSGEMRFLVVAEDLDFNRLPAEIEAPKARRANREDGAPFQRNLFDITTEDELNGFENKVATYLDQQARLFFWYRNRARKDYYVQGWKPRRIYADFIVTLRGEDAAPEDGFNEVFVVETKGVHLKAAEDTDYKRSVFDICSEHARKADWAEFVPAMTTKAMRFEVVDEEEWQARLNQMLFAEAKLQ
- a CDS encoding sensor histidine kinase, which translates into the protein MSATSRVERGLLTFSVEARLLRELGERLVRSPEVALVELVKNSYDADASRCTLRHESGSIWVGDNGRGMTLHEFRTAWMRVGTSSKEAAATSRRFNRQITGEKGIGRFAVRFLGPSLDLESIAYDEERGEHTRLRAHFDWPMFDRHEDIGQVEVPYELEVLEGGHETGTTLTIGDARDLTKKELRAVRTASVGLLSPLRPLFRNSDPSASAATARRVPDPGFALEIQDEDTTIDDVAASVLEHFVMRAELKVTRTHVALNVFRRGESKPYLKIKHPQQSGLGSVSADVRFFPKRSGTFRGTDINGTAAYKWIKDNAGVAVFDRAFRVQPYGTAGDDWLSLQADVARRKRDPRSPLARKYFPMSEAEQGDTKLNWMLRLPQSAQVVGVVEVRARRGGGASSESDLVPAADREGFIDNTGFKHLRDLVRGALEAIAYVDRATQLEEQAKAEALSRAASDAETQRAINAIQANPSISGPQKRQIIAALETSQGLLQTQAEAAHERERQLEVMSLLGVVAGFMTHEFGVAVAVLQAAQRDLESANDPSASERAVRLADRIKTLQQFATYASGYIQGSKTTPDSPYQALPRLRQIAKVFGSYAAERHIAVEIAVEKDVDAPLVPPSLYNGIAQNLLSNALKATTANPSSDPQTIAFRAWNERSWHTIEVSDTGVGIDDALRDRVFDPLFTTTSGRLDPLGSGMGLGLTLVRRGAAAYGGSANVVDPPPGFNTCIQVRIPLAPEGP
- a CDS encoding site-specific DNA-methyltransferase produces the protein MPRLGFKGRVFVENHHLAVPFHELLPVREKGTSEKASLRDNLIVHGDNLTALKALLPTYHGKVKCIYIDPPYNTGNEGWAYNDNVNSPIMRDWLGKVVDRDDLTRHDKWCCMMMPRLRLLRELLREDGAIFVSIDDNEVHHLRCLMDEVFGEENFVATIIWEKVYAPKSSAKYFSENHDFVVVYANRKELFNRRLLPRTPEADARYSNRDDDPRGPWKASDLSARNPYSKGVYSIQCPGGRVIPGPPAGAYWRYSSERLRELDNDNRIWWGTDGNQTPAIKRFLSEVQPGLVPETIWPYKEVNHTQGARKTLLQLFAEDAPRFTTKPFELIQRIILLSTDPDSIVLDSFAGSGTTAHAVLAQNKEDGGNRRFILVECEEYADTVTAERVRRVIKGVPSARDDALKAGLGGTFSYFELGRPMGQESLLDGSHLPSWEKLAGYVFFTATGQEFDPADIDRDTGFIGRTADHDVFLIYEPDIEKLKSLTLSLSVARALPEGSRRRLVFAPTKYLDREYLHKYRIDFQQLPFQIYQAIEGLDR